The Fimbriimonas ginsengisoli Gsoil 348 genome window below encodes:
- the rfbD gene encoding dTDP-4-dehydrorhamnose reductase translates to MGRPRVLVLGRSGQVGHQLIRAIPGSVGLGREEADLLRPDTLGDAVERYLPEVVINAAADTAVDRAEAEFAAAWRANAVAPAALAEACRDRGIRLIHFSTDYVFDGSQRTPYLESDPTAPVNAYGRAKLGGEESVLNADPKHLVFRLSWVYSARGRNFALTMLRLAREGKPIRVVDDQIGSPTNARCIADSIAEIVGHFLALPEEPGGLFHLSAAGQTSWAGFAQSLLNEVFGGVAPTVEPIPTSAYPTPAARPAYSVLSNEKVQRRFGIRLPAWEDQLALWAEDLNGPSLPGHC, encoded by the coding sequence GTGGGCAGACCGCGCGTATTGGTTTTGGGGCGAAGCGGGCAGGTGGGGCACCAGCTGATCAGGGCGATCCCCGGTTCAGTGGGTCTCGGCCGCGAAGAAGCCGATCTTTTACGACCAGATACCTTGGGGGATGCGGTCGAGCGTTACCTTCCGGAGGTTGTGATCAACGCGGCGGCAGATACCGCCGTCGACCGAGCCGAGGCCGAGTTTGCCGCCGCATGGCGCGCCAACGCGGTGGCGCCGGCGGCGTTAGCCGAGGCGTGCCGAGATCGGGGCATCCGGCTCATCCACTTCTCGACCGATTACGTTTTCGATGGCAGTCAGCGAACGCCTTACCTGGAGAGCGATCCGACCGCGCCGGTCAATGCCTACGGCCGGGCGAAGTTGGGCGGGGAAGAATCGGTCCTGAACGCCGACCCAAAGCACCTGGTCTTTCGGCTGAGCTGGGTCTATTCCGCCCGGGGTCGAAATTTCGCCCTGACGATGCTTCGCCTTGCGCGAGAAGGGAAGCCCATTAGAGTCGTCGACGACCAGATAGGATCTCCCACAAACGCCCGCTGCATCGCCGATTCGATCGCGGAGATCGTCGGCCACTTTCTTGCGCTTCCCGAGGAGCCGGGCGGCCTCTTTCATCTTTCGGCTGCTGGACAGACCTCATGGGCCGGATTCGCCCAATCGCTTTTGAATGAAGTCTTTGGCGGCGTGGCGCCGACAGTGGAGCCTATCCCAACTTCCGCCTATCCCACCCCCGCCGCCCGCCCTGCCTACTCCGTCCTCAGCAACGAAAAGGTCCAACGACGATTCGGGATTCGGTTACCGGCTTGGGAGGATCAACTTGCCCTATGGGCGGAAGACCTTAACGGTCCATCCCTTCCGGGACATTGCTAA
- a CDS encoding MFS transporter → MRKLSDAKRLAIYLFLITSSFGFLQPFMPLYMDAAHLTKVQIGLVMGLGAGLALVIQPLLGRLSDRLDARRPFISGSALAAALAYLSFPNAHGFPTFVALVAVGTNGTMYLTAAGGVLVGRLVQATQGGAAYANIRVWGSVGYIFTSLLTGWLTSRHGAGATSREVLNGVFRIGPLLFLAIAVIAWTLPDRKSTANSGEVAGKAPLPENLKRFLIAYFLYSVALYGATGFLGLYMKSLGASPMWITGTFAAGVVVEVLVMRQSGRLSDIYGRRPILAIAFLILPLRLLLYVPATGPLWVLVVQTMHGFNFGIMGAVAIVFANDLASDKSRGQSQARLAASGGLASAVGPMLFGQAAQVMGLHLMFVVAAAIAAISAAVFMFGVEDSHPDSQSLADRGPALLRPLLRWFDAPQKRR, encoded by the coding sequence ATGAGGAAACTGTCGGATGCGAAGCGGCTGGCGATCTACCTCTTCCTGATCACGAGCTCTTTCGGTTTCCTGCAGCCGTTCATGCCGCTCTACATGGACGCGGCACACCTCACGAAAGTGCAGATCGGCCTTGTCATGGGGCTTGGAGCAGGGCTCGCCCTCGTGATCCAGCCGCTTCTCGGCAGACTCTCCGACCGTCTCGACGCGAGGCGGCCATTCATCAGCGGAAGCGCATTGGCCGCCGCACTCGCATATCTCTCCTTCCCAAACGCCCACGGCTTCCCGACGTTCGTTGCCTTAGTAGCGGTCGGAACGAATGGCACGATGTACCTGACGGCTGCCGGCGGCGTACTGGTGGGTCGTCTGGTTCAAGCCACCCAAGGCGGAGCGGCGTACGCCAACATCCGGGTCTGGGGCTCCGTAGGCTATATCTTCACCTCCCTTCTCACCGGGTGGCTCACTAGTCGCCACGGCGCGGGAGCGACCAGCCGCGAAGTCCTGAATGGCGTCTTCCGGATCGGGCCGCTGCTCTTTCTTGCCATTGCCGTAATTGCCTGGACCCTGCCCGACCGGAAGAGCACCGCTAACTCGGGCGAAGTCGCCGGCAAAGCGCCCCTCCCCGAAAATCTCAAGCGATTCCTGATCGCCTACTTCCTTTACTCGGTCGCCCTATATGGAGCCACCGGCTTCCTCGGCCTGTACATGAAGTCGCTCGGCGCCTCCCCTATGTGGATCACCGGCACGTTTGCTGCGGGCGTGGTGGTGGAAGTGCTGGTGATGCGCCAGTCGGGCCGGCTGTCCGACATCTACGGCCGACGCCCGATTCTCGCCATCGCGTTCCTCATCCTCCCCTTGCGTCTGCTGTTGTACGTCCCCGCGACCGGTCCCTTGTGGGTCTTGGTCGTCCAGACCATGCACGGGTTCAACTTCGGGATCATGGGCGCGGTGGCGATCGTCTTTGCCAACGACCTTGCTTCCGACAAGAGTCGGGGCCAATCGCAAGCCCGCCTCGCGGCTTCCGGAGGGCTTGCTTCCGCCGTTGGGCCGATGTTATTCGGCCAAGCCGCCCAGGTCATGGGGCTGCACCTCATGTTCGTGGTGGCCGCCGCTATCGCCGCCATCTCCGCCGCGGTCTTTATGTTCGGCGTCGAGGACTCCCACCCCGACTCCCAATCGCTCGCCGACCGCGGCCCCGCCTTGCTGCGACCGTTGCTAAGGTGGTTCGATGCTCCCCAGAAACGGCGCTAA
- a CDS encoding NADPH-dependent FMN reductase, giving the protein MPRLIVVIASTRPGRVGPAVGKWFFDFAKNHAKFEIELVDLAEVNLPLIDEPAHPRLQQYEHDHTKQWSATVAAGDAFVFVTPEYNFGPPPSLINALDYLFNEWACKPVGFVSYGGVSGGLRSVQMTKLTVTALKMMPLPEAVVIPFFSKLVNDEQLFVPTELIEKSATVMLDELLRWAEALKVLR; this is encoded by the coding sequence ATGCCACGTCTGATCGTCGTCATCGCCAGCACTCGTCCGGGGCGAGTCGGGCCTGCCGTCGGAAAGTGGTTTTTCGACTTTGCAAAGAACCACGCCAAGTTCGAGATTGAGCTGGTCGACCTCGCCGAGGTCAACCTCCCTCTGATCGACGAGCCGGCCCACCCGCGCCTTCAGCAGTACGAGCACGATCACACAAAACAGTGGAGCGCAACGGTTGCAGCGGGGGACGCTTTCGTGTTCGTCACGCCCGAGTACAACTTCGGGCCGCCGCCGTCGTTGATCAACGCCTTGGACTACCTTTTCAACGAGTGGGCCTGTAAGCCGGTCGGATTCGTTTCGTACGGCGGAGTGTCGGGCGGTTTGCGGTCGGTGCAAATGACGAAGCTGACGGTTACTGCGCTGAAGATGATGCCGCTTCCCGAAGCGGTTGTCATTCCATTTTTCAGCAAGCTCGTGAACGACGAACAGCTCTTTGTGCCAACGGAGCTGATCGAGAAATCGGCGACGGTAATGTTGGACGAACTGCTCCGGTGGGCTGAAGCACTTAAGGTTTTGCGATGA
- a CDS encoding dienelactone hydrolase family protein encodes MIKFSDGSHEHDAYLSPSKTGKGPGVIVIQEWWGLVDHIKRVCDRFADEGFTALAPDLYHGKSTKEPDEAASMMQALNIAHTEAILRKAIMTLMVNPATEGEKIGVVGFCMGGQLALFAAGSNPVIKACVNFYGIHPNVEPSYRTLSGPVLGIFAEHDDCVDPELVKAMSKELTLLGKVHEFITYPGAQHAFFNDDRPEVYDAAAAADAWKRTIRFLKENLR; translated from the coding sequence ATGATCAAGTTTTCGGACGGGTCGCACGAGCACGATGCCTACCTGTCCCCCTCAAAGACCGGTAAGGGTCCGGGCGTCATCGTGATCCAAGAGTGGTGGGGTCTCGTAGACCACATCAAGCGTGTCTGCGACCGTTTCGCCGACGAAGGCTTTACCGCTCTCGCTCCCGATCTGTACCACGGCAAGAGCACAAAGGAGCCGGACGAAGCGGCCTCGATGATGCAGGCGCTGAACATCGCGCACACAGAGGCGATTCTCCGGAAAGCGATCATGACGCTGATGGTCAACCCGGCGACGGAGGGCGAGAAGATCGGAGTCGTCGGCTTTTGCATGGGCGGCCAGCTTGCTCTGTTCGCCGCCGGCAGCAATCCGGTCATCAAAGCTTGCGTGAACTTTTACGGCATCCATCCGAACGTCGAGCCATCCTATCGAACTCTGAGCGGGCCCGTTTTAGGAATCTTTGCCGAGCACGACGACTGCGTCGACCCCGAACTGGTTAAGGCCATGTCGAAGGAACTGACGCTGTTGGGGAAGGTTCATGAGTTCATCACCTATCCGGGCGCCCAGCATGCCTTTTTCAACGACGACCGTCCCGAAGTGTACGATGCGGCGGCAGCGGCCGATGCTTGGAAGCGAACGATCCGGTTTTTGAAAGAGAATCTGCGGTAG
- the dtd gene encoding D-aminoacyl-tRNA deacylase, with protein MRAIVQRVSAATVSVDGREVGRCGYGLMLLVGVHKNDTPAEAKKMAGKISNLRIFADPEGKMNLSLLDFPNENAGASRFEYDVLAVSNFTVYGDTKKNRRPSFVESAPYEEGRALFDCFVAELRALGIDVRTGVFGANMAVSLVNDGPVTVIVDVDRE; from the coding sequence ATGCGCGCCATTGTTCAGCGAGTGTCGGCCGCGACCGTGAGCGTCGATGGGCGGGAGGTCGGCCGATGCGGATACGGCCTCATGCTGCTGGTCGGCGTCCACAAGAACGACACCCCCGCCGAAGCCAAGAAGATGGCGGGGAAGATTTCCAATCTGCGGATCTTCGCCGACCCGGAAGGGAAGATGAACCTTTCGCTTCTCGATTTTCCGAATGAGAATGCTGGGGCGTCGCGCTTCGAATACGATGTGCTCGCGGTCAGCAATTTCACCGTTTACGGGGATACGAAGAAGAATCGCCGGCCGAGTTTCGTGGAGAGCGCTCCATATGAAGAGGGCCGGGCCTTATTCGACTGCTTCGTTGCGGAACTGAGAGCGCTCGGAATCGACGTCCGGACGGGAGTCTTCGGCGCCAACATGGCGGTATCGCTGGTGAACGACGGTCCGGTGACCGTCATCGTCGATGTAGATCGCGAGTAG
- a CDS encoding RNA-binding S4 domain-containing protein has product MPPQGAKQREIRITTEFITLGQLIKLLDLVNSGAEVKALLATARFAVNDEPDDRRGRKIYPGDIVTLPNQTRVKVISK; this is encoded by the coding sequence ATGCCCCCACAAGGTGCGAAGCAACGCGAGATACGAATCACCACCGAGTTCATCACGCTCGGCCAGCTCATCAAGCTGCTCGACTTGGTGAACTCCGGAGCCGAGGTCAAAGCCCTTCTCGCCACCGCCCGCTTCGCCGTCAACGACGAACCCGACGACCGAAGGGGCCGAAAAATCTACCCGGGAGATATAGTAACCCTTCCGAACCAGACTCGGGTGAAGGTTATCAGCAAGTAG
- a CDS encoding DUF1501 domain-containing protein has product MSQYNHDDPFRDLFLSRRQLLGRMGNGFAALGLMGLLGETALGQTPAKAYNPLAPHKPPLPARAKRVIFLFMNGGPSQVDTFDPKPSLQKYAGQAIPLQLPTERRTGAALPSPYKFQKYGQSGIEVSEIFPNVAKHVDDMCVIRSMHADVPNHEPSLMLMNCGDARQIRPSMGSWVLYGLGTENQNLPGYIAMCPGGFPIQETQNWQAGFLPGVLAGTYIDPNQTDIDKIVENIKNHYTLPSEQRAQLDLVQKLNQKHLASRDHDPALEARIQSFELAYRMQTEATDAFDIGHESQATRDMYGPGNFARQCLMARRLAERGVRFIQLYHGAGQPWDSHDDIAEQHRNLAHESDQAIGALLTDLKQRGMLDETLVIWGGEFGRTPTVELPTPGANAGKMNGRDHNHYGFTYWMAGGGVKGGTVYGATDEFGFRAEQNPVHVHDLHATILHLLGFDHTKFTYRHAGRDFRLTDVYGNVVHELLA; this is encoded by the coding sequence ATGTCCCAGTACAACCACGACGATCCGTTTCGGGACCTCTTTCTTAGCCGCCGGCAACTCCTCGGCCGGATGGGGAATGGGTTTGCGGCGCTTGGACTGATGGGGCTCCTCGGCGAGACGGCCCTGGGCCAAACTCCGGCGAAGGCTTACAATCCGCTCGCTCCACACAAGCCGCCACTTCCCGCGCGGGCCAAGCGGGTTATTTTCCTGTTTATGAACGGGGGACCTTCGCAGGTCGACACGTTCGATCCGAAGCCTTCGCTGCAAAAGTACGCCGGGCAGGCGATCCCGCTCCAGCTTCCAACGGAGCGGCGAACCGGCGCGGCGCTTCCGTCACCTTACAAATTCCAGAAGTACGGACAGTCAGGGATCGAGGTTAGCGAGATCTTTCCGAATGTCGCCAAGCACGTGGACGACATGTGTGTCATCCGCTCGATGCACGCCGACGTGCCGAACCACGAGCCTTCGCTGATGCTGATGAACTGCGGCGATGCCCGCCAAATCCGTCCGTCGATGGGCTCTTGGGTTCTCTACGGACTCGGCACCGAAAATCAAAACCTTCCCGGCTACATCGCCATGTGTCCCGGCGGATTCCCGATCCAAGAGACTCAAAACTGGCAAGCCGGATTCCTCCCGGGGGTGCTCGCCGGGACGTATATCGACCCAAACCAGACCGACATCGACAAGATTGTCGAGAACATCAAGAACCACTACACGCTGCCGAGCGAGCAGCGGGCCCAGCTCGACTTGGTTCAGAAGTTAAACCAGAAGCACCTCGCCTCGCGCGACCACGACCCGGCGCTGGAAGCGCGGATTCAATCGTTCGAGCTGGCGTACCGGATGCAGACGGAAGCGACCGATGCGTTCGACATCGGCCACGAATCGCAGGCGACCCGAGATATGTATGGACCCGGCAACTTCGCCCGCCAGTGCCTGATGGCACGCCGGCTGGCGGAGCGAGGGGTCCGGTTCATCCAGCTCTATCACGGCGCAGGACAGCCTTGGGACAGCCATGACGACATCGCCGAGCAACACCGGAACCTCGCCCATGAGTCCGATCAGGCCATTGGCGCGCTTCTGACCGATCTGAAGCAGCGCGGCATGTTAGATGAGACCCTGGTTATCTGGGGCGGAGAGTTTGGGCGTACTCCGACCGTCGAACTCCCCACCCCGGGGGCCAACGCGGGCAAGATGAACGGCCGGGACCATAACCACTATGGGTTCACCTATTGGATGGCGGGGGGTGGGGTGAAAGGAGGCACGGTTTACGGCGCGACGGACGAGTTCGGCTTCCGAGCCGAGCAGAACCCTGTGCACGTTCACGACCTGCACGCCACCATCCTGCACCTCCTCGGCTTCGACCACACCAAATTCACTTACCGCCATGCCGGCCGCGATTTCCGACTAACCGACGTGTATGGAAATGTCGTGCACGAACTGTTGGCGTAG
- a CDS encoding ArsR/SmtB family transcription factor — protein sequence MLNKVDEALFHPETDAILLTEVLHALSDPVRISIVSQLLAAPEREMPCGTFQYSVAKSTFSHHIRVLREAGVIWVRHEGTRSMSSLRDADLEARFPDLLGAVMKNAPQSEAP from the coding sequence GTGCTCAACAAAGTCGATGAGGCTTTATTCCATCCGGAGACCGACGCGATCCTTCTCACCGAAGTGCTGCACGCCCTCAGCGACCCAGTTCGCATCAGCATCGTCTCTCAATTATTGGCCGCTCCCGAGAGGGAGATGCCGTGCGGCACCTTCCAATACTCGGTCGCGAAGTCGACCTTCTCTCACCACATCCGGGTGCTACGTGAGGCTGGTGTCATTTGGGTCCGGCACGAAGGGACCCGAAGCATGTCTTCACTGCGCGACGCGGATCTGGAGGCCCGTTTCCCCGACCTCCTCGGCGCCGTCATGAAAAACGCCCCCCAATCCGAAGCCCCCTAG
- a CDS encoding MFS transporter, with protein sequence MFVEHRTKPRFSYAIVVAAVAFVVLLTAAAMNSSSGALIPAILRQTDWSRNQVSFAAGLGILFFGLTGPFAAAIQNTIGIRATLAIGLVMAAFGMGISGLAEQPWQFILARGVLVGIGTGMTSLSLAATIANRWFEQRRGLVMGLLTASNATGQLIFLPAVASMAENHGWRSATHFLLGLSLLGLIPVVFLVRNHPRDVGQLPYGATEPPAEVPRDGHPFRSAVSALFDGFQSRDFWLLAATFFICGASTNGLIGTHLISACGDHGIPEVRAAGLLAAMGIFDLVGTTLSGWLTDRFDSRYLLTAYYGFRGLSLLALPFALSHASWTLGVFAVFYGLDWIATVPPTVRLASNAFGPQRAGVMFGWIAAFHQVGASLATITAGSVRTVTGVYDQAFFGAGLMCLGAALLALRIGAARLAMAV encoded by the coding sequence ATGTTCGTCGAACATCGAACAAAGCCTCGGTTCTCTTACGCGATCGTTGTGGCGGCGGTCGCTTTCGTGGTGCTTCTGACCGCGGCAGCGATGAACTCCTCCTCCGGAGCGCTGATTCCCGCGATTTTGCGGCAGACCGACTGGTCCCGTAACCAGGTTTCGTTCGCGGCGGGGCTCGGCATCCTCTTCTTCGGCCTTACCGGACCGTTCGCGGCGGCGATCCAAAACACGATTGGGATACGGGCGACCCTGGCCATCGGTCTCGTGATGGCCGCGTTCGGCATGGGGATCAGCGGGTTGGCCGAGCAGCCCTGGCAGTTCATCCTTGCCAGGGGGGTTCTGGTCGGGATCGGCACCGGGATGACCTCGCTCTCGCTTGCGGCGACGATCGCGAACCGATGGTTCGAGCAACGCCGGGGCCTTGTGATGGGATTACTTACCGCCAGTAATGCGACGGGGCAGCTCATCTTTTTGCCGGCGGTCGCTTCGATGGCGGAGAATCATGGTTGGCGTTCGGCGACTCATTTCCTCCTCGGTCTCTCTCTACTTGGATTGATTCCGGTCGTCTTTCTCGTCCGAAACCATCCACGCGACGTGGGCCAGCTCCCTTACGGTGCGACGGAGCCGCCCGCCGAGGTCCCACGTGACGGGCACCCGTTCCGTTCCGCGGTTAGCGCACTGTTCGACGGCTTCCAGTCGCGCGACTTTTGGCTCTTGGCGGCAACGTTCTTCATCTGCGGGGCCAGCACGAACGGGCTTATCGGCACGCATTTGATCTCCGCCTGCGGAGATCATGGAATTCCGGAGGTCCGGGCGGCCGGGCTGCTCGCGGCGATGGGGATCTTCGACCTCGTCGGCACCACCCTCTCGGGATGGCTCACGGACCGGTTCGACAGCCGCTACTTGCTTACGGCCTACTACGGATTCCGCGGCCTGTCCTTGCTGGCGCTTCCGTTCGCGCTAAGTCATGCGAGTTGGACCCTCGGCGTTTTCGCCGTTTTCTACGGACTCGATTGGATCGCGACGGTACCTCCTACCGTTCGGCTCGCATCCAACGCCTTCGGCCCGCAGCGAGCGGGCGTAATGTTCGGATGGATCGCCGCCTTCCACCAAGTCGGCGCCTCGCTCGCGACGATCACCGCGGGAAGCGTCCGCACCGTTACCGGGGTTTACGACCAAGCCTTCTTCGGCGCCGGTCTCATGTGCCTCGGCGCGGCCCTTCTGGCGTTGCGGATCGGAGCGGCGCGGTTGGCGATGGCGGTGTGA
- a CDS encoding DinB family protein — MSKPSTHDLLKARLFLVRSDLDDAIGRLTPEMMPWAPSPGMRTISGQLLEIVGTEMQVLRMLKEGKTLSDEKVRQILGEYGSLPRLQRALTDVRQETLEYIDSFSMEQLDEPVEMPTNWFESLGLPAVPRSEVIRSIAQHEWYHTAQLVSYLWSQGDNPYKWR, encoded by the coding sequence ATGTCAAAACCATCAACTCACGACCTGCTGAAAGCCCGGCTCTTCCTGGTTCGGAGCGACCTCGACGATGCAATTGGTCGCCTGACTCCCGAAATGATGCCCTGGGCGCCGAGCCCCGGCATGCGGACGATCTCCGGGCAACTACTGGAGATCGTCGGCACCGAGATGCAGGTGCTTCGAATGCTGAAGGAAGGAAAGACCCTCTCCGACGAAAAGGTCCGCCAGATCCTGGGCGAATACGGGTCGCTGCCCCGGCTTCAACGGGCCCTTACCGACGTGCGGCAGGAAACCCTGGAGTACATAGACTCGTTCTCCATGGAACAGCTCGACGAGCCCGTGGAGATGCCCACAAACTGGTTCGAATCTCTCGGCCTCCCCGCCGTTCCGAGATCGGAAGTCATCCGAAGCATCGCCCAGCACGAGTGGTACCACACCGCCCAACTCGTGTCCTACCTATGGTCCCAAGGGGATAATCCCTACAAGTGGCGTTGA
- a CDS encoding MFS transporter — protein sequence MNPTVATRFRWTICALIFFATTVNYLDRFLFSLLVPFFEDELRLGPTDLALLNVSFALPYGFVMIFVGRYVDRVGIKRGLGSAFLLWNVASIAHAFVNSLTGFIGIRFLLGVGESGMFPSAVKTMTEWFPVKERSLATGLFNAGSNMGAMLAPLIGVAIAAKFGWRTCFFVTGGVGIVWIFFWNKLYRSPEEHPKVSESELAYIRQDREPPEEPVSFAQLFAMRPVYGLGIAKALSDAPWWLYLTWVPKFLVDQFHVSAGAMALAIPVIYLIADVGSVAGGWLSSLLIHRGLSVGKARKLTMLACAILVLPVMTVGFLVDHAPIAGIPCFYWAVGIIALAAGAHQGWSCNLFTLISDSVPKNAIAVAVGAINGFAMVGVAALQFFVGWSVQVTSSYTLPFVVAGLLYLVALVVIQIFLPRVERVSGVPRANMSLVYAGAAAVIAGLGMLQYLLNKPPYTSLSDYLAKRSTELKASGPPVEGPAAHVGWMEAHWYMWQPATGKPKLELIKLDTQSRPFVESKGVKAARYKGPDLPTVNSGFHLPQ from the coding sequence ATGAACCCTACCGTCGCAACTAGATTCCGCTGGACGATCTGCGCCCTGATCTTCTTTGCGACGACCGTCAACTACCTCGACCGGTTTCTCTTCTCCCTGCTCGTCCCATTCTTCGAGGACGAGCTGAGGCTTGGCCCGACCGACTTGGCGTTGCTCAACGTTAGCTTCGCGTTGCCCTACGGCTTCGTGATGATTTTCGTGGGGCGTTACGTCGACCGGGTCGGCATCAAGCGAGGGCTTGGCAGCGCTTTCCTGCTCTGGAATGTCGCTTCGATCGCGCACGCGTTCGTGAACAGCCTTACCGGGTTCATCGGCATCCGCTTCCTTCTCGGCGTCGGCGAATCCGGCATGTTCCCGTCGGCGGTGAAAACGATGACGGAGTGGTTCCCGGTGAAGGAGCGCTCCCTCGCCACCGGCCTCTTCAACGCGGGTTCGAACATGGGGGCGATGCTCGCCCCGCTCATCGGCGTCGCGATCGCCGCGAAGTTTGGCTGGCGCACCTGCTTCTTCGTCACCGGCGGCGTCGGCATCGTCTGGATTTTCTTCTGGAACAAGCTATACCGGTCGCCGGAGGAGCACCCCAAGGTCTCGGAGTCGGAGCTCGCCTACATTCGTCAGGACCGAGAGCCGCCGGAAGAGCCCGTCAGCTTTGCCCAACTCTTTGCGATGAGGCCGGTGTATGGCCTTGGAATTGCGAAGGCACTATCCGATGCGCCGTGGTGGCTCTATCTCACGTGGGTGCCCAAGTTCCTCGTCGACCAGTTCCACGTCTCCGCCGGAGCGATGGCGCTCGCCATCCCCGTCATTTATCTCATTGCGGATGTTGGCTCCGTAGCCGGTGGCTGGCTCTCGTCGTTGCTCATCCATCGGGGACTTTCCGTCGGTAAGGCTCGTAAACTCACGATGCTGGCCTGCGCGATCCTGGTTCTACCGGTAATGACGGTCGGCTTCCTTGTCGACCACGCCCCGATCGCCGGGATTCCATGCTTCTACTGGGCGGTCGGAATCATTGCTCTCGCCGCCGGCGCCCACCAGGGCTGGAGCTGCAACCTCTTCACCCTCATCTCCGACTCGGTTCCCAAGAACGCGATTGCCGTGGCGGTCGGCGCGATCAACGGTTTCGCGATGGTCGGAGTCGCCGCCCTCCAGTTCTTTGTCGGCTGGTCGGTCCAGGTGACGAGCTCGTACACTCTCCCGTTCGTCGTCGCGGGGCTGCTGTATCTCGTCGCACTCGTGGTGATCCAAATATTCCTACCCAGGGTCGAACGCGTCTCCGGTGTACCCCGCGCGAATATGTCGCTCGTCTACGCCGGCGCCGCCGCCGTGATCGCCGGCCTGGGAATGCTGCAGTACTTGCTCAACAAGCCCCCCTACACCTCGCTCTCCGACTACCTCGCCAAGCGATCCACGGAGCTAAAGGCCTCCGGCCCACCCGTCGAAGGACCGGCGGCCCACGTCGGTTGGATGGAAGCCCACTGGTACATGTGGCAACCCGCGACCGGCAAACCCAAGCTCGAGCTCATAAAACTCGACACCCAGTCCCGGCCGTTCGTCGAATCGAAAGGCGTCAAAGCCGCCCGTTACAAGGGGCCAGACCTCCCCACCGTAAACTCCGGATTTCACCTCCCCCAGTAG